The Pseudomonadota bacterium genome includes a window with the following:
- the der gene encoding ribosome biogenesis GTPase Der: MNAPAVADPGGGLPVIALVGRPNVGKSTLFNFLTRTRDALVADVPGLTRDRQYGFGKIGPRDYLVVDTGGLSGEKEGIAALMARQTQAALDEADVVLFMVDSREGLMPSDADVAEMLRRLGKTLYLVVNKAEGLQADAAGAEFHALGMGEPLAISSAHGHNIAALMELVLEDFPDTKINLDSLYPGIRVAVVGRPNVGKSTLINRFLGEERLVTFDQPGTTRDSVFVPFSRDKHDYTLIDTAGVRRRARVSDLVEKFSIIKTLKAIDDAHVVIALVEAREGVTDQDAGLLGLIVQRGRALVLAVNKWDGLSEEQKQNTRRGIELRLPFVDFASLHFISALYGNGVGKLLGEVRKAYAAAMRDLSTPDLTACLEDAVSRHPHPLVGGRRIKLRYAHQGGRNPPIIVIHGNQTAKVKADYRRYLINHFRKVFRLKGTPIRVEFRSGKNPYAGRRNKLTPRQEKKRERLRKHVKRR, translated from the coding sequence ATGAACGCGCCGGCGGTCGCGGATCCCGGTGGCGGCCTGCCGGTCATCGCCCTGGTGGGCCGGCCCAATGTCGGTAAATCCACGCTGTTCAATTTCCTGACCCGGACCCGCGATGCGCTGGTGGCCGATGTGCCGGGGCTGACCCGCGACCGGCAATACGGCTTTGGCAAGATTGGCCCGCGGGATTACCTGGTCGTCGATACCGGCGGCCTGTCAGGCGAAAAGGAAGGCATCGCCGCGCTGATGGCGCGGCAGACACAAGCCGCGCTGGACGAAGCCGATGTCGTACTGTTCATGGTGGACAGCCGTGAGGGTCTGATGCCGAGCGACGCCGATGTCGCGGAAATGCTGCGTCGCCTGGGCAAGACTTTATACCTGGTGGTCAACAAGGCCGAGGGTTTGCAAGCGGATGCCGCCGGCGCCGAATTCCATGCGCTGGGCATGGGCGAACCGCTGGCGATCTCCTCGGCGCACGGGCACAACATCGCGGCCTTGATGGAGCTCGTACTCGAGGATTTTCCGGATACCAAAATCAATCTCGACAGCCTGTACCCGGGAATCCGGGTCGCCGTCGTCGGCCGTCCCAATGTCGGGAAATCCACGCTGATCAACCGTTTCCTCGGCGAGGAGCGGCTGGTTACCTTTGACCAGCCCGGCACCACCCGGGACAGCGTATTCGTGCCGTTCTCGCGCGATAAACACGATTACACGCTGATCGACACCGCCGGTGTACGCCGCCGGGCGAGGGTCAGCGACCTGGTCGAGAAATTCAGCATCATCAAGACCCTGAAAGCGATCGATGACGCCCACGTGGTGATCGCGTTGGTCGAGGCCCGCGAAGGCGTTACCGATCAGGATGCCGGCTTGCTGGGACTGATCGTGCAACGTGGCAGGGCGCTGGTGCTCGCGGTCAACAAATGGGATGGCTTGAGCGAGGAGCAAAAGCAGAATACCCGCCGCGGCATCGAGTTGCGCCTGCCATTCGTCGATTTCGCCTCGCTGCATTTTATATCCGCGCTGTATGGCAACGGCGTTGGTAAATTGCTCGGCGAGGTCCGCAAAGCCTACGCGGCCGCGATGCGCGATCTGTCGACGCCGGACCTGACTGCGTGCCTGGAAGACGCGGTCAGCCGCCACCCGCATCCGCTGGTCGGTGGCCGGCGGATCAAGTTACGTTATGCCCACCAGGGCGGCAGGAATCCGCCGATCATCGTCATCCACGGCAACCAGACCGCCAAGGTCAAGGCTGATTACCGGCGTTACCTGATCAATCATTTCAGGAAGGTCTTCCGCTTGAAAGGCACACCGATACGCGTCGAGTTCCGCAGCGGCAAGAATCCCTACGCGGGCAGGCGCAACAAGCTGACCCCGCGCCAGGAGAAAAAACGCGAGCGCCTGAGAAAACACGTTAAACGCAGATAG
- the bamB gene encoding outer membrane protein assembly factor BamB — translation MIDPIYRLLPVFLAAALAGGCGIFGKDEPADPPVELAGFDQEFRVRKVWSVKIGGDTENLYLGLNPVSDGARVYAASYDGKVIAVDTISGKTYWKTSMDIAFSGGPGVGEGMLVLGSGNGEVVALNTVDGTQRWRTSLSSEVLSTPAISRNIVVVRTVDGSVHGLSVTDGSPVWLIEQEVPRLTLRGNSSPVISGDVVICGFDDGRVMAISLADGATVWDTLVSPATGKTEIERLSDIDGQLLVMGADIFVAGYQGRAAMLALESGQAWWERELSSHRGISSDGSTLYLTDDKSHIVAMARRNGEIIWQQDALHRRMLTTTAVYGSFLLAGDFEGYLHWFRRTDGRLAARNKVGGGRISATPLVLDDLVFVQSDGGRLSAYRAKLPADED, via the coding sequence ATGATCGACCCCATTTACCGCCTGTTGCCGGTTTTCCTGGCTGCCGCCCTTGCCGGGGGTTGTGGAATTTTTGGCAAGGATGAACCGGCGGACCCGCCCGTCGAGCTGGCGGGTTTTGATCAGGAATTCCGGGTGCGCAAGGTCTGGAGTGTCAAGATCGGCGGCGATACGGAGAATCTCTACCTGGGTCTGAACCCGGTTAGCGATGGCGCCCGGGTCTATGCGGCCAGCTACGACGGCAAGGTCATCGCGGTCGATACGATCAGCGGCAAGACTTATTGGAAGACCTCCATGGACATCGCGTTCTCCGGCGGACCGGGCGTGGGTGAAGGCATGCTGGTGCTGGGCAGCGGCAATGGCGAGGTGGTCGCCCTGAATACCGTCGATGGCACGCAGCGCTGGCGGACCAGCCTGAGCAGCGAGGTGTTATCGACGCCTGCAATCAGCAGGAATATCGTGGTCGTGCGAACGGTCGATGGCAGTGTTCATGGCCTGTCAGTGACCGACGGCTCACCGGTCTGGCTGATCGAACAGGAGGTCCCGCGGCTGACGCTGCGCGGAAACTCCAGCCCGGTAATCAGCGGCGACGTCGTTATCTGTGGTTTTGACGATGGCCGGGTCATGGCGATTTCCCTGGCAGACGGCGCCACGGTCTGGGACACGCTGGTCAGTCCGGCGACCGGCAAGACGGAAATCGAAAGGCTGTCGGATATCGACGGGCAGTTGCTGGTGATGGGCGCGGATATTTTCGTCGCCGGTTACCAGGGGCGGGCCGCGATGCTGGCGCTGGAATCGGGGCAGGCTTGGTGGGAACGCGAGCTGTCCAGTCATCGCGGCATCTCCAGCGATGGCAGCACCTTGTACCTGACCGATGACAAAAGCCACATCGTTGCGATGGCGCGGCGCAACGGTGAAATCATTTGGCAACAGGACGCGTTGCACCGCCGGATGCTGACCACGACCGCGGTCTATGGCTCTTTCCTGCTGGCCGGCGATTTTGAGGGCTATCTGCATTGGTTCAGGCGGACGGATGGACGGCTGGCGGCGCGCAACAAGGTTGGCGGCGGCCGGATCAGTGCGACGCCGCTGGTGCTCGATGACCTGGTTTTCGTGCAAAGCGATGGCGGTCGGTTGTCGGCTTACCGGGCAAAACTGCCCGCCGACGAGGACTGA
- a CDS encoding tetratricopeptide repeat protein translates to MDEFLSEKDQIAQLRQWWGDNGMYILAGLVMGVAGLVGWNQWQQYRETRAIEGSEAYTAMTEALENSAAATALEVGARLISEYQDTPYADLAAFALAKYHVGQSEPGLAAGYVSGVLENTRDEEIRHIARLRLARLQMEQADHATALQTLAVPEPGRFAARYHELRGDVHFGLGDRAAARDEYRQALGLFERGVVNTQLLQMKLDSMAEEPTEAPGEDS, encoded by the coding sequence GTGGACGAGTTTCTTTCGGAAAAAGACCAAATAGCACAACTGCGGCAATGGTGGGGCGATAACGGCATGTACATCCTCGCCGGCCTGGTCATGGGCGTGGCCGGGCTGGTGGGCTGGAACCAGTGGCAACAGTATCGGGAAACGCGGGCCATCGAAGGCTCGGAGGCTTACACGGCCATGACCGAGGCGCTGGAAAACTCCGCAGCGGCGACCGCGCTGGAGGTAGGCGCCAGGCTGATCTCTGAATACCAGGATACGCCATACGCCGACCTGGCGGCATTCGCGCTGGCGAAATATCACGTGGGACAGTCGGAACCGGGACTGGCCGCGGGCTATGTGTCCGGCGTGCTCGAAAACACGCGCGATGAGGAAATCCGGCATATTGCGCGGCTGCGGCTGGCGCGCCTGCAAATGGAGCAGGCAGACCATGCCACCGCCTTGCAAACACTGGCTGTTCCCGAACCAGGCCGGTTCGCGGCGCGTTACCACGAACTCAGAGGAGACGTCCATTTTGGTCTGGGCGACCGCGCCGCCGCGCGTGACGAATACAGGCAGGCGCTGGGCCTGTTTGAGCGGGGTGTGGTCAACACTCAGTTGTTGCAGATGAAACTGGATAGCATGGCCGAGGAACCCACTGAAGCGCCGGGTGAGGATTCATGA